A region from the Citrobacter koseri ATCC BAA-895 genome encodes:
- a CDS encoding ABC transporter substrate-binding protein → MMATTIHSTKKTLLALSALFASGIAALPAQADQLADIKAAGVVKVATFDANPPFGSVDPQTHKIVGYDVDFAEALAKSLGVKLELVATNPANRIPLLQSGKADLIVADITITPERAQVIDFSVPYFITGQQFLVPATSPDKLDEYSRARIGAVKGTTGEQALHQRFPQSRVLAYDDIPLALTALRNGNVQAITQDSTILAGLLSGAPDKANFKILPDLLSKEEIGVGVKKGEPALLKAVNDELLKLESTGQAAKIYDVWFGPETKNPQPRAFKIEAK, encoded by the coding sequence ATGATGGCAACGACAATTCACAGCACTAAAAAAACATTACTGGCATTAAGTGCGCTATTCGCATCCGGTATTGCCGCGTTACCCGCCCAGGCCGATCAACTGGCGGATATTAAAGCCGCCGGCGTAGTGAAAGTGGCCACGTTCGATGCGAACCCGCCGTTTGGCTCCGTCGATCCGCAAACGCATAAAATCGTTGGCTACGACGTTGATTTTGCCGAAGCGCTGGCCAAATCGTTGGGAGTCAAACTGGAACTGGTCGCCACCAACCCAGCCAACCGTATCCCGTTACTGCAATCGGGTAAGGCCGATCTGATCGTCGCGGATATTACCATCACCCCGGAGCGCGCCCAGGTTATCGACTTTTCCGTTCCCTATTTTATCACCGGGCAACAATTCCTGGTTCCGGCGACCTCCCCCGACAAGCTGGATGAGTACAGCCGCGCGCGAATTGGCGCGGTGAAAGGAACAACGGGGGAACAGGCGCTGCACCAGCGTTTCCCGCAATCCCGCGTGCTGGCCTATGATGATATCCCGCTGGCGCTGACTGCGCTGCGTAATGGCAACGTTCAGGCGATCACCCAGGACAGCACCATTCTGGCGGGCCTGTTAAGCGGGGCGCCGGACAAAGCCAACTTTAAAATCCTACCCGACCTGCTGAGTAAAGAGGAAATCGGCGTCGGGGTGAAAAAAGGCGAACCCGCGCTGTTAAAGGCGGTGAACGATGAACTGCTGAAGCTCGAGTCCACCGGACAGGCGGCTAAAATCTATGACGTCTGGTTCGGCCCCGAAACCAAAAATCCACAGCCGCGCGCCTTTAAAATAGAAGCGAAGTAA
- a CDS encoding amino acid ABC transporter permease, which yields MIANISVITDNLDYLLWGRAADGQPGGVLLTLLMALGAGVLALPGGVVLACLAWRFPGVIRNGLFLWAEFIRGIPLIFVIFWMWYLLPMLTGSDLPGAVTVTLALAWFTAASVMHSVYAGINALPAGQYDASVVQGFRPFQALWLILLPQVLRNVMPSLTGIFIGLLKDTSLAFIVNVPELTTVAGQVNNRVQIYPAAIFIFTGLVYYLLCFGLERFTRRRFAIR from the coding sequence ATGATCGCTAATATTTCGGTCATTACCGACAATCTGGATTACCTGCTGTGGGGACGCGCTGCTGATGGTCAACCCGGCGGCGTGCTTCTCACATTGTTGATGGCGCTGGGTGCTGGCGTGCTGGCGCTTCCCGGCGGGGTGGTTCTCGCCTGTCTTGCCTGGCGATTTCCGGGCGTTATCCGTAATGGGCTGTTTCTCTGGGCGGAATTTATTCGCGGTATTCCGCTGATCTTCGTGATCTTCTGGATGTGGTATTTGCTGCCAATGCTTACCGGAAGCGATCTTCCCGGCGCCGTTACCGTCACGCTGGCGCTGGCCTGGTTTACTGCGGCATCGGTGATGCACTCCGTTTATGCTGGCATAAACGCGCTTCCTGCCGGGCAGTACGACGCCTCGGTAGTGCAGGGATTTCGCCCGTTTCAGGCATTATGGCTCATTCTGCTTCCCCAGGTGCTACGCAATGTAATGCCGTCATTGACCGGCATTTTTATCGGCCTGCTGAAAGACACGTCGCTGGCGTTTATTGTTAATGTTCCTGAACTGACTACCGTCGCCGGTCAGGTGAATAACCGGGTACAGATTTACCCGGCGGCCATTTTTATCTTTACCGGACTGGTCTATTACCTGCTCTGTTTTGGCCTGGAGAGATTCACCCGTCGACGATTTGCCATCCGATAA
- the phsC gene encoding thiosulfate reductase cytochrome B subunit, with protein sequence MNASQNAEQFHAQLANYVPVFSPEYWPVWLVIAGLMLVAMWLVLGLHAMLRFRAANKAAAGHGEKVYLYSKAVRLWHWSNALLFVLLLGSGLINHFSLVGASVMKSLLTVHEICGFLLLACWLGFVLINMLGGNGHHYIIRREGWIGRAIKQTRFYLFGIMQGEEHPFPATTQSKFNPLQQAAYLGVMYGLVPLLLITGLLSLYPQAAGDLFPGVRYWLLQAHFALAIVSLFFIFGHLYLCTTGRTPGETFRCMVDGYHRH encoded by the coding sequence ATGAACGCGTCGCAGAATGCTGAACAGTTCCATGCCCAACTGGCGAACTATGTCCCCGTGTTTTCTCCCGAATACTGGCCTGTCTGGTTAGTCATCGCCGGACTGATGCTGGTAGCGATGTGGCTGGTGTTGGGGCTGCATGCCATGCTGCGGTTTCGCGCCGCCAACAAAGCCGCGGCTGGTCACGGTGAAAAGGTTTACCTGTACTCAAAAGCGGTGAGATTGTGGCACTGGTCGAATGCGCTACTGTTTGTGCTCCTGCTTGGCAGCGGGCTGATCAATCATTTCTCGCTGGTTGGCGCGTCGGTGATGAAGAGTCTGCTGACGGTGCATGAGATCTGCGGTTTTCTGCTGCTGGCGTGTTGGCTGGGTTTTGTTTTGATCAACATGCTGGGCGGCAACGGACACCATTATATTATTCGCCGCGAGGGCTGGATTGGCCGGGCGATAAAGCAGACACGCTTCTATCTGTTCGGCATTATGCAGGGTGAGGAACATCCGTTTCCCGCCACCACGCAGTCTAAATTCAACCCGTTACAGCAGGCCGCTTATCTCGGGGTGATGTACGGCCTGGTGCCGCTGTTGCTGATAACCGGACTACTGTCGCTTTATCCGCAGGCGGCGGGCGATCTGTTCCCCGGCGTGCGTTACTGGCTGTTGCAGGCGCATTTCGCGCTGGCGATCGTTAGCCTCTTTTTTATCTTCGGTCATCTTTACCTTTGCACGACAGGTCGTACGCCCGGTGAGACCTTCCGCTGCATGGTTGATGGCTATCATCGGCACTAA
- a CDS encoding amino acid ABC transporter permease produces the protein MLTLDWQGVLSGQPLQWVISGFLTTLWVTLAGVLLSTLLAIILLALRLSGNAFGRRLVAAWVSLFRNTPLLVQLMFWYFAAWNFLPRDVIDFVNTDHFWSILPGDVWWLTPEFLCSAWGLGVFTSAFLVEEIASGLQAVSAGQREAAVSQGFSAWTTLRHILLPQGLANAWQPIVGQYLNLMKLSSLASGIGFAELTYQVRQIESYNAHALEAFAVGTALYLLTGIVLGLLLTRLNPAPTKRVKPKTRIFSLRSPHHDR, from the coding sequence ATGCTTACTCTGGACTGGCAGGGGGTGCTGAGCGGGCAACCTCTGCAATGGGTCATCTCGGGTTTTTTGACCACGCTCTGGGTCACGCTGGCAGGCGTTTTGCTGTCGACACTGCTGGCGATTATCCTGCTCGCGCTACGTCTCTCCGGCAACGCATTCGGTCGCCGTCTGGTCGCTGCCTGGGTCTCGCTGTTTCGCAATACGCCTCTGCTTGTGCAGTTGATGTTCTGGTACTTCGCAGCGTGGAATTTTCTGCCCCGTGACGTGATTGATTTCGTTAATACCGATCATTTTTGGTCGATCCTGCCTGGCGATGTCTGGTGGCTGACGCCAGAATTTCTCTGCTCCGCATGGGGGCTGGGGGTATTCACATCGGCCTTCCTGGTTGAGGAGATCGCCTCGGGGTTGCAGGCGGTATCCGCCGGGCAGCGAGAGGCCGCGGTATCGCAAGGTTTTTCCGCGTGGACGACCCTCCGCCATATTCTGCTCCCCCAGGGGCTGGCAAACGCCTGGCAACCCATCGTGGGGCAATACCTTAACCTGATGAAACTTTCATCGCTTGCCAGCGGTATCGGCTTTGCCGAACTGACCTATCAGGTGCGACAAATTGAAAGCTATAACGCCCATGCTCTGGAAGCCTTTGCCGTCGGCACCGCGCTCTATTTGCTGACCGGCATTGTATTGGGTCTGCTACTGACGCGGTTAAACCCCGCCCCGACCAAAAGAGTGAAGCCCAAAACGCGTATTTTCAGCCTCAGGAGTCCACACCATGATCGCTAA
- a CDS encoding amino acid ABC transporter ATP-binding protein, translating into MLSGLFTRSAASAADFTHLRQARVELRDVIKQYDGHRVLNGVNLTVEPGEVVTILGPSGSGKSTLIRLINQLESLSGGDIFIDDKPIGQLKGAALRQLRSRIGFVFQQFNLYAHLTAQQNITLALEYVHGWNKEAARQRARELLDQVGLAEKADAFAAQLSGGQQQRVAIARALASSPQIILFDEPTSALDPEMIGEVLQVMKNLAHSGITMIVVTHEMHFAREIADRVVFIDGGDILEVASPEAFFTRPQHPRTQRFLKKVLDPLHQESSL; encoded by the coding sequence ATGCTCTCAGGTTTGTTTACCCGCTCCGCAGCTTCGGCTGCGGATTTTACGCATTTGCGTCAGGCGCGCGTTGAACTGCGCGATGTGATCAAACAGTACGACGGGCACCGGGTATTAAACGGTGTCAATCTGACGGTGGAACCCGGAGAAGTCGTTACCATCCTTGGGCCATCCGGTTCGGGAAAATCCACGCTTATTCGACTCATCAACCAGCTTGAGTCATTAAGCGGCGGCGATATTTTTATCGATGATAAGCCCATTGGTCAGCTCAAGGGCGCAGCGCTGCGCCAGTTACGCAGCCGCATTGGATTCGTATTCCAGCAATTCAACCTTTACGCCCATCTGACGGCGCAGCAGAACATTACGCTGGCGCTGGAGTATGTGCATGGCTGGAATAAAGAGGCCGCCCGGCAGCGAGCCCGCGAGTTGCTGGACCAGGTGGGTCTGGCTGAAAAAGCCGACGCATTTGCCGCCCAGCTCTCTGGCGGACAGCAGCAGCGCGTCGCCATTGCCCGCGCGCTGGCCTCCTCTCCGCAAATTATCCTTTTTGATGAGCCAACATCCGCGCTGGACCCGGAAATGATCGGCGAAGTCTTACAGGTCATGAAAAATCTTGCCCACAGCGGGATCACCATGATCGTCGTTACGCACGAGATGCACTTCGCGCGCGAAATTGCCGACCGTGTCGTGTTTATCGACGGCGGCGATATTCTGGAAGTCGCCTCGCCTGAAGCATTTTTTACCCGTCCGCAGCACCCCAGAACCCAGCGCTTCCTGAAGAAAGTGCTCGATCCGTTACACCAGGAGTCATCGTTATAA
- the ydhT gene encoding protein YdhT — MIITREDLRTWRVGPVMYRWFVRRFPNGGSYADVHRALSGEGYLDWANSLVEYAWSRWLDEESFARQDISAMDSLVSAQSHHGNSEHIACADDNVHLGCAGDNVKIASVGYASQIASAGYCARIGSAGYNTHIGCSGDRARVAVAGNSTRVSCAGDGSRIASAGMRVRISTLGDRSNIASNGDLAQVVSFGANARIANSGENVHLVTSGDNAVIASTGHVDSLILGPGGCAALAYHDGERTRFAVAIEGENNIRAGVKYRLNEQHQFVEC; from the coding sequence ATGATCATTACGCGAGAGGATTTACGTACCTGGCGAGTCGGGCCCGTCATGTATCGTTGGTTTGTCCGTCGCTTTCCGAATGGCGGCAGCTACGCCGACGTGCATCGGGCGCTGAGCGGTGAAGGCTATCTCGACTGGGCAAATAGTCTGGTGGAATATGCCTGGTCACGCTGGCTGGATGAGGAGAGCTTTGCGCGTCAGGATATCAGCGCGATGGACAGCCTGGTGAGTGCGCAGTCGCACCACGGTAATAGCGAACACATTGCCTGCGCGGACGATAACGTCCATCTGGGATGTGCGGGCGATAATGTCAAAATTGCCAGCGTGGGGTACGCTTCGCAGATTGCCAGCGCGGGGTACTGCGCGCGCATTGGCAGCGCAGGCTACAACACGCATATAGGCTGTTCCGGCGATCGCGCGCGGGTGGCGGTGGCAGGGAACTCAACCCGCGTAAGCTGCGCCGGTGACGGGAGTCGTATTGCTAGTGCGGGAATGCGGGTGCGCATCAGCACGCTGGGTGACAGGAGCAATATTGCCAGCAATGGCGATCTGGCACAGGTTGTCAGCTTTGGCGCCAATGCCAGAATTGCCAACAGCGGAGAGAATGTTCATCTCGTTACCAGCGGTGACAATGCGGTCATCGCCAGCACCGGGCACGTTGACTCCCTGATACTGGGGCCCGGCGGCTGTGCCGCGCTGGCGTATCACGATGGCGAACGTACCCGTTTCGCCGTTGCCATTGAAGGCGAGAACAACATACGCGCCGGGGTAAAATATCGCCTCAACGAACAACATCAGTTTGTTGAGTGTTGA